In Gimesia chilikensis, the genomic window TTTACCAGGGGCTCCCGTTTCTGACGGAAGAGCAACTGCTCAATATCGATGGTCTGCAGGCGGTCGCCGTGGAAACCGAGGTCCCCGATCTCTTGAGTACTGCGGAAACCTGCATCCAGGCGGGCAAACACATCCATCTCGATAAACCGGCTGGACTTTCACTACCCCACTTCAAACGAATTCTGGATCAGGCCGCCCAGAAACACCTGCTGCTGCAGATGGGTTATATGTATCGCTACAATCCCGGCGTGGTGCTGCTGCGAGATCTTCTGCAGAAAGGCTGGCTGGGCGAACCGTTTGAAGTACACACGGTCATCAGCAAGAAGATGGATTCCGCCAGTCGAACTAAACTCGAACCCCAGCCGGGAGGAATGATGTTTGAACTGGGATGCCATGTGATCGACCTGGTCGTGCAGATTCTGGGCCGCCCCGACAGCGTCACTGCGTTCTCACAGCATGCTTCTCAAATCGACGATCAACTGCAGGACAACATGCTGGCTGTGTTTCAATATCCCCGGGCACTGGCCACGGTGAAATCGAGCTGTAATGAAGTGGATGGTTTCAATCGACGTCACATTCTTGTCTGTGGTTCCGCAGGCACTTATCATCTCCAACCATTCGCACGACCGACGGCAAAACTGACTCTCGAGAAAGCCAAAGGCAAGTACAAAAAAGGGGCACAGGAAATCTCTTTCGACGGATATACCCGTTACCAGGATGATGTGGCAGACATGGCTCGAATCATCCGACGCGAAAAAGATATGGACTTTTCTTATCAGCATGATCTGGACGTGCAGGAAACTGTTCTTAAATCGGCCAGCCTGCCGATCACCTGAGTTGCAGATCCACTCAGTCCCGCTTGAGTTGACCGTAGGTATGCTGCGCAGAAGCGATCACGGTGACAGTCTCGTCGGTCTGCAGCAGGCGGCGGATCTCTGCTTCGTCTTCCAGGGGGATGATAAACAGATCCTCGACCCGGTCGCTGTCCGCCTGGCTTAACAGACAGACCAGCGCCCAGTCACCCGCCAGCGCCAGTTGGGTCGCAGCCACCAGATCCAACGGCAGTTTGTCACGGAGTGGTTTGATCGCATCCAGTGGTTCATGACAACTGGCCAGCAACTGCATGCCCTCACCAAAGTCAGCGTCGATTTGAGTCAGTAACACAACGCGACCATCCTGAGTCACCAGATTGCGGGCGGTCTCCAGGACGCTTCCCAGTTGATTCCACTGGTGCCCCGCTGGACCACTCTCTATAGCAACCAGGATCATCTCGGCTTTATATTCCGGTTCGACGCGCCAGACACGATCGAGCAGTTCCTTGCCTTTTCGAAATGCAGCTTCCAGGCTGCCAAATATAATGTCCGCAGCCTGTTGACCGCCGGCGGGAATGACCTGCAGGCTGTATTGCAATCCCAGCATCCAGCCCACTTCATCGATCAACTGCCGCAGGGGCCGACTGTCGGACGGAGTCAGCTCACGGTGCGACTGCCCTCGACTTCTAACGATTGCTTCCATCGAGGAGAAGCCGGGGTACAGCGAACTGCCACCCCCCGCATATCCGATGAGCGGATCGTAGCCGACTTTTTCGATCGGCAGAATGAAATCCGCTTCCAGCAGATGGCGGGAGAGGTAAATACGTTCGCCTCCTGTCGACGTGCCCAGATATCCGAGATCGTCTTGAGACTCAGGGTTGTGAACGACCCAGTTCGCCTGTTGCTGCAATTCGTCTGACACAGAGTTCTGAAGTTCCGATGCCCCGCCCTCAACATCAACGGAGGCCTGCAGAATCGTCAGATCTTCGATCGAAATTCCACATTTTAAAAGATACGCCCAGACGGCTTCGATGATGACTCCGGCTTCCGGTGCCTGCGGATCAACCAGAATGGTAATTTTATCTCCCGGTACAATGGCCAGATTGAGAGGCGGGAGTTCCAGCGGGCTGTTTAATGCCTGCTGCATCTTCTGCTTCACATCGGACAATGGTTCGGGTGACTGATGGTAGCAGATGACTCTTTCGGACGGGATTTCACATTGGAAATCCCCAGTCTGACCATATTTCAGTTCAATTTTGACAGTATCCGTGAGCGACACAACTTGATCCTGACTGACGCAACAACACTGGCTGATCCGATATGACGCGTCGAATCAGGGATTCTGGTTGTTGATTTAAGTGAAATCGGGTGACACACTGAAATGTTAGCGGTTTAGAGGTGAATTCTACAGGAATTGTGATCACAATATTAGAATAACATTGCAGATTGCGGTTCAGGAACCCGACCAGTTTCTTGAACAGCACCTGTTTTTTTCCGGAAAGGTCATCATGACAGAAGACGATCAATTAATGATTCGAATTCAAAGTGGTGACCAGCGCGCCTTCGATGAACTGGTGGAAAAATATCAGGGCCCCCTGATTGGATTTTTTTTCCGAAACACCCGCGACTCCCAGCTCTCTGAAGACCTGTCCCAGGAAACGCTGCTGCGGGTCTACAACCAGTCGTGGGATTACCTGCCTCAGGGACGGTTCCGGGGCTGGATGTATCGAGTGGCCCGTAATCTGATGATCGACAGCATCCGCCGACAGTCCCATGATGCCCTGATCAAAGCGTATACAGGAAAAAAACAGGACGAAGATGATTCTTTGAACCGACTGGCCAGCGAGGTCGTCTCGCCGGAAGAGAAGGCAAATATCAAGGAATTAGCGTTGATTGTAGATGAACTGCTGGGAACAATTCCTGAAGACCAGCGACTGACCTTCACACTGCATCATTATTCCGAACTGACCCTGTATGAGGTCGCGGACGTCATGGAAACGAACCTGGCCACGGCCAAAAGTCGTCTGCGGCTGGCTCGCGAGAAACTGCGGGAAAAACTGAAACTGATGGGCGTCACTGGCCCGCAACAAAATTAAGAAATCACGAACTTTAAAAAGATATGAACCCACCGGCAACCGATTGCGTTGGTGTGAGCGGGCCTGGGAAATCGCATCCATTTTCATCAATTAACTGAAACAGTACGGAGAAGAGGGGAATGAGCTATTTCAGCCGGCTCACTGATATTGTGACCTGTAATCTGACTCATCTGCTGGAAAACGCAGACGATCCCATTCAGGAAATCGAGCAGATCATAGCCGAAATGAAAGAAGGCCTCGCGGGCGCTAACCGCAGCGTGAAAACTGCGACCTCCAACGAACGGGCGATTCAACAGGAACTGGAAGAACATCAGCAGCAGATCTTTCAATGGAAAGAGGCAGCCAAGAATGCCCTGGCGCTGGGTGATGAAGCGGAAGCACGCAACTCCCTGGTCCGAAAACAGGAGATCGAAGATCTCAAAGCCGGCCTGGAACAGCAGCACCGGGCAGCAGTCGCAACCCGCGAACATTTGACAACCACGCTGCACGCGCTGGAAGCCAGACTGGCCGAAGCCCGACGTAAGCAGGTGGAACTGACACAGCAGGCAGGAATCAGCAACGCTCCCACCGAGGAAGTCACTGAGGCTCCGGAACCGGAATCGACGGTCACTCCCTCCCGCTCGGAGCAGATCGACTCAGAACTGGCTGAATTAAAGCGGGAACTGGGACAATAACAACAGGCCCCGTTCGCTGGCCCGGATTCGCGGTAAACTCCTCGATTTCGGCAGGCATCACAAATCCGGCATAACCAGTTAAACTGGTTAGATTTAGGATAACCGAACCACCTTCAATCTGGACAGATGGTTCGAATGAGAAATTGTTTCTGAAGAAACCGCCAATCAGCAAGAAGGTACTTGCAACAGACCGGTTCTCATTTAGAATAAAAATAGATAAATAAAGGGGTTCGGAAGGTTTGAGCCTTGAACCGTCACTATCAGCCATGAGGTTGGAGCGACCGGTGCGGCTGGCATTATTCACCGAACCCGTATCTTCTTCGCCAAGGCAT contains:
- a CDS encoding Gfo/Idh/MocA family protein, encoding MVDKIKVGQIGVGHPHAGGKMQALRKSADYEVVGVVEPDPQLRKYAESTGIYQGLPFLTEEQLLNIDGLQAVAVETEVPDLLSTAETCIQAGKHIHLDKPAGLSLPHFKRILDQAAQKHLLLQMGYMYRYNPGVVLLRDLLQKGWLGEPFEVHTVISKKMDSASRTKLEPQPGGMMFELGCHVIDLVVQILGRPDSVTAFSQHASQIDDQLQDNMLAVFQYPRALATVKSSCNEVDGFNRRHILVCGSAGTYHLQPFARPTAKLTLEKAKGKYKKGAQEISFDGYTRYQDDVADMARIIRREKDMDFSYQHDLDVQETVLKSASLPIT
- a CDS encoding lactate racemase domain-containing protein, whose product is MSLTDTVKIELKYGQTGDFQCEIPSERVICYHQSPEPLSDVKQKMQQALNSPLELPPLNLAIVPGDKITILVDPQAPEAGVIIEAVWAYLLKCGISIEDLTILQASVDVEGGASELQNSVSDELQQQANWVVHNPESQDDLGYLGTSTGGERIYLSRHLLEADFILPIEKVGYDPLIGYAGGGSSLYPGFSSMEAIVRSRGQSHRELTPSDSRPLRQLIDEVGWMLGLQYSLQVIPAGGQQAADIIFGSLEAAFRKGKELLDRVWRVEPEYKAEMILVAIESGPAGHQWNQLGSVLETARNLVTQDGRVVLLTQIDADFGEGMQLLASCHEPLDAIKPLRDKLPLDLVAATQLALAGDWALVCLLSQADSDRVEDLFIIPLEDEAEIRRLLQTDETVTVIASAQHTYGQLKRD
- a CDS encoding RNA polymerase sigma factor, whose amino-acid sequence is MTEDDQLMIRIQSGDQRAFDELVEKYQGPLIGFFFRNTRDSQLSEDLSQETLLRVYNQSWDYLPQGRFRGWMYRVARNLMIDSIRRQSHDALIKAYTGKKQDEDDSLNRLASEVVSPEEKANIKELALIVDELLGTIPEDQRLTFTLHHYSELTLYEVADVMETNLATAKSRLRLAREKLREKLKLMGVTGPQQN
- a CDS encoding PspA/IM30 family protein codes for the protein MSYFSRLTDIVTCNLTHLLENADDPIQEIEQIIAEMKEGLAGANRSVKTATSNERAIQQELEEHQQQIFQWKEAAKNALALGDEAEARNSLVRKQEIEDLKAGLEQQHRAAVATREHLTTTLHALEARLAEARRKQVELTQQAGISNAPTEEVTEAPEPESTVTPSRSEQIDSELAELKRELGQ